In Gemmatimonadetes bacterium SCN 70-22, a single genomic region encodes these proteins:
- a CDS encoding NADPH-dependent 7-cyano-7-deazaguanine reductase QueF — protein sequence MPQPELLETFPNPYPGRNYEIFMTTPEFTSLCPIGGIETDAAELALLKGGAPDFATINISYVPDQVCLELKSLKLYLWSFRNDGIFYERVVNRILDDLVVAASPRWMRVVGDFNVRGGLKSIITADHGTRPAP from the coding sequence ATGCCGCAGCCTGAATTGCTCGAGACGTTTCCGAACCCCTATCCGGGACGGAACTACGAGATCTTCATGACGACGCCCGAGTTCACGTCGCTCTGTCCGATCGGTGGGATCGAGACGGATGCGGCGGAACTCGCGCTCCTCAAGGGCGGAGCGCCGGACTTCGCGACGATCAACATCAGCTACGTCCCGGACCAGGTCTGCCTGGAGCTGAAGAGCCTGAAGCTCTACCTCTGGAGTTTCCGCAACGACGGGATCTTCTACGAGCGGGTGGTGAACCGGATCCTCGACGATCTCGTGGTCGCGGCGTCGCCGCGGTGGATGCGGGTGGTGGGAGACTTCAACGTGCGGGGCGGGCTGAAGTCGATCATCACCGCGGACCACGGGACGCGGCCGGCGCCGTAG